In one Arachis duranensis cultivar V14167 chromosome 9, aradu.V14167.gnm2.J7QH, whole genome shotgun sequence genomic region, the following are encoded:
- the LOC107466174 gene encoding uncharacterized protein LOC107466174, producing MASEDESFLVLVHYSEKIQRSKKYGLKFTDREPFSIFISSSSTLSDPKNIILSKLRVFGSKWVKKLFYKISIIIVSTSIKYDIRVLFHCLRSFSEVRIHEFYLKLEVGVDSYGASAPVSHSTAMGGDLDHTEAVGSVPFENHGVRHQTYEVDNGPGIIPDVLRFGEPDRVENAISDGNSDQESVDIIGDIDDDTGANLHTQYGPSSFGTQQYPLHFSTLNLEGTWEVRRYNGLHTCLATSISSDHRQLDYHALTARIYPLVRTDAVVMIKVLQEATEANYRFRPSYRKVWMAKQKAIAQIYRDWEESYAELPCWMLGVQSTMADTVTVLKTSPEGILVISNRHNGIKTALEAPDGGWLPLRAFRAFCIRHVAANFSLSFNGQDVRRMLVNATYAKTEAEFDYLFDIMRTENPAMCDWVNRMEYDKWTRCPCLCPQSKISEDLCPNIPEQLGATPNIKGAMSYPCV from the exons ATGGCAAGTGAGGATGAGAGTTTCCTAGTGCTAGTACATTACTCTGAGAAAAttcaaagaagcaagaaatACGGTTTAAAGTTCACTGATAGAGAACCCTTTAGTATATTTATCAGTTCATCAAGTACCTTGTCAGATCCAAAGAATATCATATTGTCAAAGCTTAGGGTATTTGGCAGCAAGTGGGTGAAGAAGTTATTCTATAAGATTTCCATCATAATTGTGTCAACCAGTATTAAGTATGATATTCGGGTTCTGTTTCATTGTCTTAGGAGTTTTTCAGAGGTCAGAATACATGAGTTCTATCTGAAGTTGGAGGTGGGTGTCGATAGTTATGGGGCATCAGCTCCCGTTTCTCACTCGACTGCCATGGGTG GTGATTTAGACCATACGGAGGCAGTTGGTTCTGTACCTTTCGAGAATCATGGGGTCCGGCATCAGACATATGAGGTAGATAATGGTCCTGGCATTATTCCTGATGTTCTAAGGTTCGGGGAACCTGATCGAGTTGAGAATGCAATATCGGATGGTAACTCAGACCAGGAGTCTGTTGATATAATTGGGGACATCGATGATGATACAGGTGCCAATCTACATACACAGTATGGCCCTTCAAGTTTTGGCACACAGCAGTACCCTCTGCACTTCTCCACTTTAAACTTGGAG GGCACTTGGGAGGTTAGGAGGTACAACGGTCTGCATACTTGCTTGGCCACCTCCATCTCAAGTGACCACCGACAGCTTGACTACCATGCTCTCACTGCGAGGATCTATCCGTTGGTTAGGACGGATGCTGTGGTTATGATCAAGGTCTTGCAGGAAGCAACGGAAGCCAATTATAGATTCAGGCCTAGTTACAGGAAGGTTTGGATGGCAAAGCAGAAGGCAATAGCACAGATATACAGAGATTGGGAAGAGTCGTATGCCGAGTTGCCATGTTGGATGCTAGGGGTCCAGTCTACCATGGCCGACACAGTTACAGTGTTGAAGACTTCTCCG GAAGGCATTCTTGTTATCTCCAACAGGCATAACGGCATCAAAACTGCCCTTGAGGCCCCCGATGGTGGTTGGCTACCTCTACGTGCTTTTCGAGCGTTCTGTATTCGTCATGTGGCAGCGAATTTTAGCCTGAGCTTCAATGGTCAAGACGTGAGAAGAATGTTGGTGAATGCTACCTATGCGAAGACCGAAGCAGAGTTTGATTACTTGTTTGACATTATGCGGACTGAGAATCCGGCTATGTGTGATTGGGTCAATCGGATGGAATATGACAAGTGGACCCGATGTCCATGCTTATGTCCGCAAAGCAAAATCAGTGAAGACCTGTGTCCCAACATCCCCGAACAACTAGGAGCTACCCCCAACATCAAAGGTGCCATGAGCTATCCCTGTGTCTAA